The Comamonas testosteroni genome contains the following window.
CGCGGCCCGCAACTGGGAGTGCTATGACGAGATCCTGGCCCAGCTCAAGAAGCTCGAGGCCGACGAATCGCTGCTGATCCAGTCGGGCAAGCCGGTGGGCGTGTTCAAGACCCACCCCGATGCGCCGCGCGTGCTGCTGGCCAACTCCAACCTGGTGCCCAAGTGGGCCAACTGGGAGAAGTTCAACGAGCTCGATCAGAAGGGCCTGTTCATGTACGGCCAGATGACGGCCGGCAGCTGGATCTACATCGGCGCCCAGGGCATCGTGCAGGGCACGTTCGAGACCTTTGTCGAGGCCGGTCGCCAGCACTACAACAACGACCTGACCGGCAAGTGGATTCTCACGGCCGGCCTGGGCGGCATGGGCGGTGCCCAGCCGCTGGCCGGCGTGCTGGCCGGTGCCTGCGTGCTGGCCATCGAATGCAAGCAGTCCAGCATCGACTTCCGCCTGCGCACCCGCTATGTGGACAAGCAGGCCAAGGACATCGACGATGCACTGGCCCTGATCAAGCATCACACCGAAAAGGGCGAGGCCGTCTCCATCGCCCTGCTGGGCAATGCGGCCGAAGTCCTGCCCGAGCTGGTCAGGCGCGCCAAGGCCGGCGGCATCCGTCCCGATATCGTGACCGACCAGACCTCCGCCCATGATCTGATCAACGGCTATCTGCCCGTGGGCTGGACCGTGGAGCAATGGAACGCCGCTGCGGCCGATCCCGGTCAACATCCCAGGCTCAAGAAGGCCGCCGCCCAGGGCTGCGCCCAGCATGTGCAGGCCATGCTGGACTTCCAGGCCATGGGCATTCCCACGGTGGACTACGGCAACAACATCCGCCAGGTGGCCCTGGACGAAGGCGTGAAGAACGCCTTCGACTTCCCCGGCTTTG
Protein-coding sequences here:
- the hutU gene encoding urocanate hydratase; the encoded protein is MNANDAILSAAKQDPRYDASREIRAPRGSELHCKNWLAEAAYRMIQNNLDPDVAENPKALVVYGGIGRAARNWECYDEILAQLKKLEADESLLIQSGKPVGVFKTHPDAPRVLLANSNLVPKWANWEKFNELDQKGLFMYGQMTAGSWIYIGAQGIVQGTFETFVEAGRQHYNNDLTGKWILTAGLGGMGGAQPLAGVLAGACVLAIECKQSSIDFRLRTRYVDKQAKDIDDALALIKHHTEKGEAVSIALLGNAAEVLPELVRRAKAGGIRPDIVTDQTSAHDLINGYLPVGWTVEQWNAAAADPGQHPRLKKAAAQGCAQHVQAMLDFQAMGIPTVDYGNNIRQVALDEGVKNAFDFPGFVPAYIRPLFCEGKGPFRWVALSGDPEDIYKTDAKIKELFPENKHTHRWLDMAKERIAFQGLPSRICWLGLGERHKAALAFNEMVKNGELKAPIVIGRDHLDCGSVASPNRETEAMKDGTDAVSDWPLLNALLNTAGGATWVSLHHGGGVGMGYSQHAGVVIVADGTDEAAARLNRVLWNDPATGVMRHADAGYEIAVQASKRHGLNLPMVK